One genomic segment of Chitinophaga parva includes these proteins:
- the tyrS gene encoding tyrosine--tRNA ligase: protein MNLIEELRWRGMLQDIMPGTEEQLQKEMTSGYIGFDPTADSLHIGSLVPILLLVHLQRAGHKPIALVGGATGMVGDPSFKAEERKMLDEATLAHNLAGIRAQLERFLDFDVSRPNAAEIVNNYDWFRNFTFLDFIREVGKHITVNYMMAKDSVRKRLEGDNGMSFTEFTYQLIQGHDFYHLFSHKNVKLQMGGSDQWGNIVTGTELIRRRTAGAGEAFAFTCKLLTKSDGSKFGKSEGGNVWLDRNKTSPYKFYQFWLNVTDEDAARFIKIFTFLDEATISDMITRHAEAPHQRLLQKELAKQVTVFVHGEGDYEFAVKASEMLFGNNTAELLNSLDEAQLLEVLEGVEQVKVARADLGKDIVSFAADSGIFPSKGEARKMVQNGGVSINKQKVEAIETTVTEAHLLNGKYILVQKGKRNYYLVVVA from the coding sequence ATGAATCTGATAGAAGAACTGCGCTGGCGGGGCATGCTGCAAGACATCATGCCTGGTACCGAGGAGCAGTTGCAAAAGGAAATGACCAGCGGTTATATTGGTTTTGACCCCACGGCAGATTCCCTGCACATCGGCAGCCTGGTGCCTATTCTCCTGTTAGTGCACCTGCAGAGGGCGGGGCACAAGCCCATTGCCCTGGTAGGCGGCGCCACCGGTATGGTGGGCGACCCCTCATTCAAAGCGGAAGAGCGCAAAATGCTGGACGAAGCCACCCTGGCCCATAACCTGGCCGGCATCCGCGCCCAGCTGGAACGTTTCCTGGATTTTGACGTTTCCAGGCCCAATGCGGCAGAGATCGTGAACAATTACGACTGGTTCCGGAACTTCACTTTCCTGGATTTTATCCGCGAGGTGGGTAAGCATATCACCGTGAATTATATGATGGCAAAGGATTCCGTGCGGAAACGCCTGGAGGGCGACAATGGCATGTCCTTTACCGAATTTACCTACCAACTGATCCAGGGGCACGACTTCTACCACCTGTTTTCCCATAAGAACGTGAAGCTGCAAATGGGCGGCTCCGACCAGTGGGGTAATATTGTGACCGGCACGGAACTGATCCGCCGCCGCACAGCTGGTGCGGGGGAAGCATTTGCCTTCACCTGCAAGCTGCTTACAAAATCAGACGGCTCCAAGTTTGGCAAATCTGAAGGCGGCAATGTGTGGCTGGACCGCAACAAAACCTCCCCATATAAATTCTACCAGTTCTGGCTGAATGTAACAGACGAGGACGCGGCCCGCTTCATCAAGATCTTCACTTTCCTGGATGAAGCCACCATCAGCGATATGATCACCCGACACGCGGAAGCGCCCCACCAGCGCCTGTTGCAGAAGGAACTGGCCAAACAGGTCACCGTGTTTGTGCATGGAGAAGGTGACTATGAATTTGCAGTGAAAGCCAGTGAAATGCTGTTTGGCAACAATACCGCTGAACTGCTCAATAGCCTGGACGAAGCGCAGCTGCTGGAGGTACTGGAAGGTGTGGAGCAGGTAAAAGTGGCCCGCGCAGACCTGGGTAAAGACATTGTAAGTTTTGCGGCGGATAGCGGCATTTTTCCCAGCAAAGGAGAAGCGCGCAAGATGGTGCAGAACGGAGGCGTGAGCATCAATAAACAGAAGGTGGAGGCCATTGAGACCACCGTTACGGAAGCGCACTTGTTAAATGGTAAATACATACTTGTACAAAAAGGGAAACGCAATTATTACCTCGTAGTGGTAGCGTAA